A part of Leptospira congkakensis genomic DNA contains:
- a CDS encoding M23 family metallopeptidase: MLLRSPEKSTIGKHVLRWGNVNVIQVSPGKYFYNLQSQSSVLHGTIDLNRKRYRILPLLASSFILAFFLSILVDKQTYEESLMEKEFLSMSTEVEENDIKDKEAKLADEKYLQETEDKKMAILRSADLDALAENKNKKLKVTQYKVKKNETLSDIARRFKLSAESIAGSSGINPEVSILPGQILNIPNKQGLVYKLKKGDTLAKVADYYKVKIDDIYSENQLEDYDLFKSGQKVFLPGAIIPETGPVWRIPVVSKVITSGWGTRSYPQYKFHMALDLRANYESVYAARKGKVTYSGWMGGYGNAIILTHDDSYQTLYAHNSKLFVKEGDYVSAGKVISRSGCTGYCFGPHLHFEVIKDGKNVNPTKIIKGFSYK; encoded by the coding sequence ATGCTACTTCGATCTCCAGAAAAGTCTACGATCGGCAAGCATGTGTTACGCTGGGGGAACGTAAATGTAATCCAAGTTTCTCCCGGAAAGTATTTTTACAATCTCCAATCACAATCTAGTGTCCTTCATGGCACAATTGATCTCAACCGCAAGCGATATCGTATCCTCCCACTACTCGCCTCTTCGTTTATCTTAGCGTTCTTTTTGTCCATCCTCGTAGACAAACAAACTTACGAAGAAAGTTTGATGGAAAAGGAATTCTTAAGTATGTCCACGGAAGTGGAAGAAAACGACATCAAAGACAAAGAAGCAAAACTTGCGGATGAAAAATACCTCCAAGAAACGGAAGATAAAAAAATGGCCATCCTTCGTTCCGCTGACTTGGATGCACTAGCTGAAAACAAAAACAAAAAATTAAAAGTCACTCAATACAAAGTCAAAAAGAACGAAACACTTTCGGATATCGCACGTAGGTTCAAACTTTCTGCTGAATCCATCGCAGGAAGTTCAGGGATTAATCCCGAAGTATCCATCCTACCTGGACAAATCTTAAACATTCCCAACAAACAAGGTTTAGTTTATAAATTGAAAAAAGGGGATACACTCGCAAAAGTTGCAGATTATTACAAAGTCAAAATCGATGATATCTATTCCGAAAACCAATTAGAAGATTATGATTTATTCAAATCAGGCCAAAAGGTTTTTCTTCCGGGAGCCATCATCCCAGAAACAGGCCCTGTATGGAGAATCCCCGTTGTTTCCAAAGTGATTACTTCCGGATGGGGAACAAGATCTTACCCTCAATACAAATTCCATATGGCCCTCGACTTACGTGCAAATTATGAATCAGTGTATGCAGCGAGAAAAGGGAAAGTCACCTATTCTGGTTGGATGGGTGGGTATGGAAATGCGATCATCCTCACTCATGATGATAGTTATCAAACTTTATATGCTCACAATTCTAAACTTTTTGTGAAAGAAGGTGACTATGTCAGTGCTGGTAAAGTCATCTCTCGTTCAGGATGTACAGGATATTGTTTTGGTCCCCATCTCCACTTTGAAGTCATCAAAGATGGGAAAAACGTAAACCCTACAAAAATCATCAAAGGATTTTCCTACAAATAA
- a CDS encoding helix-turn-helix transcriptional regulator, whose product MNVKRKGSLFYFGERILLGTAGIVTEPHSHYAVSILVSLTDSFHLYTKSDSVIESQGIIIPPNYYHRLAAENSEMLIIQLDPKSVEYKRIVMDDSPKFIDEGTRLKIQKLAEPLFSDSLSCELARNIYNQILSSLGSETIPKKYDHRIEMVIQKIKEKIPNPVTLTELSEISGISTDRFMHLFKENMGIPLRQYLLWQRLHIAAKLLQGGENLTTASHAAGFSDQAHLSRTFKKMFGVKPSLFLGSQSLRKVCFCED is encoded by the coding sequence ATGAATGTAAAAAGAAAAGGAAGTCTTTTTTATTTTGGAGAACGAATTCTCCTAGGAACCGCAGGGATTGTGACAGAACCACATTCTCATTATGCCGTGTCCATCTTGGTTTCTCTCACAGATTCTTTCCATTTGTATACAAAATCCGATTCTGTGATCGAATCCCAAGGGATCATCATTCCACCCAACTATTATCATAGATTGGCTGCGGAAAATTCCGAGATGCTCATCATCCAACTGGATCCAAAGTCTGTAGAATACAAACGGATCGTGATGGATGATAGTCCCAAATTCATTGATGAGGGCACTCGTTTGAAAATCCAAAAACTCGCAGAACCATTGTTTAGCGACTCTCTCAGCTGTGAACTTGCTCGTAATATTTATAACCAAATTCTTTCTTCACTTGGTTCCGAAACCATTCCTAAAAAATATGACCACAGGATTGAGATGGTGATCCAAAAGATCAAAGAAAAAATCCCAAATCCAGTGACTCTTACGGAACTTTCTGAAATTTCAGGAATTTCCACCGATCGGTTTATGCATTTGTTTAAAGAGAATATGGGAATTCCACTCAGACAATATTTGTTATGGCAAAGGCTTCATATTGCCGCAAAACTATTACAAGGCGGTGAAAATCTGACCACGGCATCACATGCAGCGGGTTTTAGTGACCAAGCTCATTTATCAAGAACATTCAAAAAGATGTTTGGAGTGAAACCTTCCTTATTTTTAGGAAGCCAATCACTCCGTAAGGTATGTTTCTGCGAAGATTAA
- a CDS encoding alpha/beta hydrolase: MNQKKQNLTHSNYLIFLFYLFILTNFLISCAPKIGEQINKRIVDPFDETKILNVHFITSRREMTVKDNCDAASFGFITDINPHYGICLVNIPSRHIIGDISLDNTQDKNQFFQFKGRINTDDREFLSKIKSSASDEVLVFVHGFNVNFDEAVLRAGQIKYDLKFPGEVVVYSWPAGADSGILGQVMVKSTYDLNFTEAKINREPFAKFLTDITGLGKKIHLVVHSMGHQVVLPSVATLAKQGKSKFLSELILNAPDFDKNEFELILSDLTKSSERITLYCSPGDNALVASQKVNGAPRAGMCFKYSGVDVINVNEVDDPVLGVGGLGHGYYSSRPILTDIYQVLLGVSVERRLFIRKSGPKNGENFVLRK; this comes from the coding sequence ATGAATCAAAAGAAACAAAACCTAACACATTCAAATTACCTAATATTCCTTTTTTATTTATTTATTTTAACAAACTTTCTGATTTCCTGCGCCCCCAAAATTGGAGAACAAATCAACAAACGAATTGTGGATCCTTTTGATGAAACCAAAATCTTAAATGTACATTTTATCACCTCTCGTCGGGAAATGACTGTAAAAGACAATTGTGATGCAGCAAGTTTTGGATTCATCACCGACATCAATCCTCATTATGGAATTTGTTTGGTAAACATTCCTTCTCGCCATATCATTGGTGATATATCTTTGGACAATACCCAAGACAAAAACCAATTCTTTCAATTCAAAGGCCGTATCAACACCGACGATAGAGAATTTTTATCGAAAATCAAATCCTCCGCTTCCGATGAAGTTTTAGTTTTTGTACATGGATTCAATGTCAACTTTGATGAAGCTGTGCTTCGAGCTGGACAAATTAAATATGATTTAAAATTTCCTGGTGAGGTTGTTGTTTACTCTTGGCCTGCGGGAGCTGATTCCGGAATTCTCGGCCAGGTGATGGTGAAATCTACTTATGACTTAAACTTTACAGAAGCAAAAATCAATAGAGAACCTTTTGCCAAGTTCTTAACCGACATCACAGGTCTTGGAAAAAAAATCCATCTAGTGGTGCATAGTATGGGACACCAAGTGGTATTACCTTCTGTGGCTACACTCGCCAAACAAGGAAAAAGTAAATTTCTTTCGGAACTCATTTTAAATGCACCCGATTTTGATAAAAACGAATTTGAACTCATCCTTTCTGACTTAACAAAATCCTCTGAAAGAATCACTCTCTATTGTTCTCCTGGGGACAACGCACTTGTTGCTTCCCAGAAAGTAAATGGTGCCCCTCGGGCCGGAATGTGTTTTAAGTATTCCGGTGTGGATGTGATCAATGTCAACGAAGTGGACGATCCTGTTTTGGGTGTGGGGGGACTTGGACATGGATACTATTCTTCCAGACCCATCCTTACAGACATCTACCAAGTGTTACTTGGCGTATCTGTTGAACGTAGACTTTTTATCCGCAAATCCGGCCCCAAAAACGGAGAAAATTTTGTCCTTAGGAAATGA
- a CDS encoding bactofilin family protein, whose protein sequence is MAIGKDSINSVIGPGSIFEGKFYIAGSLRIDGKFEGDIKTEDALVIGETGKVKTNISAREVIVSGTLIGNIKAENEVKLEGTGRMLGDITAPYLELQKGVVAKGNITITGGQKKDVRKIVEESFGGIKSLDTKD, encoded by the coding sequence ATGGCAATAGGTAAGGATTCCATCAATAGCGTTATCGGACCAGGGTCGATATTTGAAGGTAAGTTTTATATCGCAGGTTCACTTAGAATCGATGGAAAATTCGAAGGTGATATCAAAACAGAAGACGCACTCGTTATCGGAGAAACCGGTAAAGTAAAAACTAACATCAGTGCAAGAGAAGTCATCGTATCAGGTACCCTCATCGGAAACATCAAAGCCGAAAACGAAGTAAAACTCGAAGGTACAGGACGTATGTTAGGTGATATTACAGCTCCTTATTTAGAACTTCAAAAAGGTGTTGTTGCTAAAGGAAATATTACAATCACAGGCGGCCAGAAAAAAGACGTTCGTAAGATTGTTGAAGAATCCTTTGGTGGTATTAAATCCTTAGACACTAAGGATTAA
- a CDS encoding transglutaminase-like domain-containing protein, whose amino-acid sequence MKKMFWGFVFFSFFSSLFAVSVGEVPTSWKEIRSKYNWKTNPIFPESESVDLFESVLYTDGKLFFQTRDVTKQSSILVWDLELGESKNFPWEGGKVTGWTECSSKILIQTTKTLWDLDSKTFAVKRKLPWPNNGKSWQDIVCLENKIYRLVGDQLEVYGLESGELESKISVPFSSVQRITKHGEKDILFLSSYWGNTIQVFSPKDPTNKREWKFPVNHRALFKLIALSENHLLIFDPITKIYGEWMVFENSILPLASPVEVADGSRAYRFSPIQNKIEYQFQLTALTEVPETKYQFVLPKQNTSSQNLKSEKLNPSSLEEIDSAGNRSLVLTIPPLKAGDTKDIKVYEAILTRYKIHWNLDPNLTLAKNLKSDGFQSYLLDDWFLKMDEEVVVKKRNFLFQENTNVKQILAKTQVYVSSIPYKSGSFESAPKVIEKNNGGCTEHSYVTMALLRGMGIPSRLVWNYLPTESSKEITFNHKFVEVWVEGLGWIPMEPLAPPRSKPGVTHARHVVFAGLPGTSHPKIAGGDRLVQLSKDQLGLAKKIKFKLVVVKNDTTTEEWEGMEERVVPQKSNRALNSGEDIVVP is encoded by the coding sequence ATGAAAAAAATGTTTTGGGGATTCGTTTTCTTTAGTTTCTTTTCTTCTTTATTTGCGGTCAGTGTTGGCGAGGTTCCGACTTCTTGGAAGGAAATTCGTTCCAAATACAATTGGAAAACAAACCCAATTTTCCCTGAATCAGAATCTGTAGATTTATTTGAATCTGTTTTGTATACCGATGGTAAATTATTTTTCCAAACAAGAGATGTTACTAAACAATCCTCCATTCTAGTTTGGGATTTGGAGTTAGGGGAATCTAAAAACTTTCCTTGGGAAGGGGGAAAGGTAACTGGTTGGACAGAGTGTTCTAGTAAAATTTTGATTCAAACAACAAAAACGCTATGGGATTTGGATTCAAAAACATTTGCGGTGAAGAGAAAACTACCATGGCCAAACAATGGAAAATCTTGGCAGGACATCGTTTGTCTGGAAAATAAAATCTATCGGTTGGTGGGAGACCAATTGGAAGTCTATGGTTTGGAATCAGGGGAATTAGAATCAAAAATTTCAGTTCCTTTTTCTTCTGTACAAAGAATCACCAAACATGGAGAAAAAGATATTTTATTTCTCTCCTCATATTGGGGGAATACCATCCAAGTTTTTTCACCGAAAGATCCCACAAACAAGAGAGAATGGAAGTTTCCTGTAAACCACCGTGCACTTTTTAAACTCATCGCTTTATCCGAAAATCATTTACTCATCTTTGATCCGATCACCAAAATCTATGGGGAGTGGATGGTATTTGAAAATTCCATTTTACCATTAGCGTCTCCTGTCGAAGTGGCAGACGGATCGAGAGCCTACCGGTTTTCTCCCATCCAAAACAAAATCGAATACCAATTTCAGTTAACGGCACTTACGGAAGTTCCCGAAACAAAATACCAATTTGTCCTTCCCAAACAGAATACAAGTTCTCAAAACTTAAAAAGTGAAAAACTAAATCCATCCTCATTGGAGGAGATCGATAGCGCTGGCAATCGAAGTTTAGTTCTTACCATCCCTCCACTGAAAGCGGGAGATACAAAGGATATCAAAGTTTACGAGGCCATCCTCACTCGTTATAAAATCCATTGGAATTTAGATCCGAATTTGACTCTGGCAAAGAACCTAAAGAGTGATGGTTTCCAAAGTTATTTGTTAGATGATTGGTTTTTGAAAATGGATGAAGAGGTTGTGGTCAAAAAAAGAAATTTTCTTTTCCAAGAAAATACAAACGTAAAACAAATCCTCGCCAAAACTCAAGTATATGTTTCTTCCATTCCTTACAAATCAGGGAGTTTTGAATCGGCTCCCAAGGTGATTGAAAAAAACAATGGAGGTTGCACCGAACATTCCTATGTCACCATGGCCTTGTTACGTGGTATGGGGATTCCGTCTAGGTTGGTTTGGAACTATCTACCAACTGAGTCTTCTAAAGAAATTACATTTAATCATAAATTTGTGGAGGTCTGGGTAGAAGGCCTTGGATGGATTCCTATGGAACCACTGGCACCTCCCAGATCCAAACCAGGTGTCACTCATGCAAGGCATGTAGTGTTTGCGGGACTACCAGGCACAAGTCATCCCAAAATTGCTGGTGGAGATAGGCTTGTTCAATTATCAAAAGACCAATTGGGTTTAGCTAAAAAGATAAAGTTCAAACTAGTTGTGGTAAAGAATGATACCACAACCGAAGAATGGGAAGGCATGGAAGAGAGAGTTGTCCCTCAAAAATCAAATCGTGCTTTAAACTCTGGGGAAGATATAGTGGTTCCTTAA